A window from Culex pipiens pallens isolate TS chromosome 3, TS_CPP_V2, whole genome shotgun sequence encodes these proteins:
- the LOC120419308 gene encoding dehydrodolichyl diphosphate synthase complex subunit DHDDS codes for MSTPGSSNGVATWVRESNLLWYHRWVIRVLKAGPIPQHVAFIMDGNRRFAQKENIAKAEGHSKGFDKLSETLQWCQDIGIREVTVYAFSIENFKRTKEEVDTLMSLAREKFRKLLEERDKLHERGICIRIIGNTALLPEDIQRFLAEAVLITRNNTKAFLNVAFSYTSRDEMAHSIRTVAEGFAQGKLQQDDIDEELLSRCMYTKHGTNPDLLVRTSGEVRLSDFLTWQSESTVIYFTETLWPDFNVWQLFGAVFYYQRCHWQLRAGGKREIEASEGESSVTDEKEREERVRRFLDDVERRDHESLVKLTGAISLEE; via the coding sequence ATGTCCACGCCAGGAAGTAGCAACGGAGTGGCCACTTGGGTGCGGGAGAGCAACCTGCTGTGGTACCATCGGTGGGTGATTCGGGTGCTGAAGGCGGGACCGATTCCGCAGCATGTGGCCTTCATCATGGACGGAAACAGGCGGTTCGCCCAGAAGGAGAACATTGCCAAGGCGGAGGGACATTCGAAGGGGTTTGACAAGCTGTCCGAGACGCTGCAGTGGTGTCAGGACATTGGCATCCGCGAGGTCACCGTGTACGCGTTCAGCATCGAAAACTTCAAACGCACCAAGGAAGAGGTGGACACGCTGATGTCGCTGGCCCGGGAAAAGTTCCGCAAGCTGCTCGAGGAACGGGATAAACTGCACGAGCGAGGAATCTGCATTCGAATCATCGGCAATACCGCCCTCCTTCCCGAAGATATCCAGCGCTTCCTGGCCGAGGCCGTCCTCATCACGCGCAACAACACCAAAGCCTTCCTGAATGTGGCCTTTTCGTACACGTCGCGCGACGAAATGGCCCACTCGATTCGCACCGTGGCGGAAGGTTTCGCCCAGGGAAAGCTCCAGCAGGACGACATCGACGAAGAGCTGCTCTCCCGGTGCATGTACACGAAGCACGGAACCAACCCGGACCTCCTCGTGCGAACATCCGGCGAGGTGCGGCTCAGCGACTTTCTCACCTGGCAGTCCGAGTCAACGGTCATCTACTTCACCGAGACCCTCTGGCCGGATTTCAACGTGTGGCAGCTGTTTGGGGCGGTGTTTTACTACCAGCGATGCCATTGGCAGCTAAGAGCCGGAGGAAAACGTGAAATCGAAGCGAGTGAGGGTGAAAGCAGTGTGACCGATGAGAAGGAACGCGAGGAACGGGTGCGCCGCTTTTTGGACGACGTCGAGCGGAGAGATCACGAGAGTTTGGTGAAGTTGACGGGGGCAATATCGCTGGAAGAGTGA